Below is a genomic region from Micropterus dolomieu isolate WLL.071019.BEF.003 ecotype Adirondacks linkage group LG08, ASM2129224v1, whole genome shotgun sequence.
ATGTCACAGAGATTAAGAGAAACACTAAGATTCAGTAGTTTAGCATTGTTAACATAGTTTAGTTTATAGTAAGGCTCATAGTTAACACAGAAGGCCTCGGTCTAACATACtttagtagcagtagtattagttGACAGGAACTTAATTTATCACAATTTCTGATTATAATTCAGAGCGGTCGtaaaataaggacagctgtacatgtgTATGTTTTATGATAACATTACTTCtaatcaaaaactagcaagttgaCTACTTTGTTTACACAGCCAAATACCACCGCCACTCTATGgtagaaaaaagaacaaaatgttgCTCGGTCACTCACAGCTAGCTATAAATCTCAAGTTGATGGCTACAGacttactagataacacactTGGACATCTGTAACACTACTGTAAGTGCTGTTGCGTTGGTTGTTGTAGCGTTGTTGGCTACCTTGCCACCCGGTCTCTTTCTCagactctctttctcttttcctctgacgtcttcttctgtctcttcgcAGCCATTGCCATGATATCCAAACTGAGAATAcagagctagcttcttccaaaagACTCACATTGTACATTTCATTACCTCCTCTTATAGCTAGCTTGCTGGAGAGTCGTGTTGTTGTGTGACATGGTGTCATTAAGCATTACGCAGTAAAGGTATTGTGGATTCCAGTGTTGCATATCAGGCACTCTGGGCCTGGAGTGGCAATTACACAGATACCATTCACCCTTTTACAaatcagtgtaccatcaaaattattttggaactgttattttaagataaaatactacataatgttgctctAATCTATAACAATACATCATATTTCATTAGTTGATCAGTTGAATCTGCAAATACCAAATTGAAGTAGATTTCATAATCCGGTTGCCCCGGCATTTCTGTTTGgcgtttgcatgttctccccatgtctgcatgggtttccaccgggtgctccggtttcccccactaTCAAACACATGTTaggttcttcagtcagtgcaattgaccagacactgcattcaatctggagttggtccccgggtgctgcacagtggctgcccactgctccctgcagggatgggttaaatgcagagaatgtatttcactacatgtatgtgtatggtCAGATGTGGAAGCTGTTTGGATGAGTAATTGAGTTCAACTTTTCACAACTCTTCACAcaattttcttttgaaaatagTAAACACGTAAACATGTGCAAATAATGGATGTAATGGAAGTACACAGAGGTTTGGTGGTGgttgtgtttgagtgtgaatAGTTCAAGGATTTTGAAAGATGCTGTCACTGAATTAATGTTGTatgaaagaaattaaaagtgATTCACAGTTTAGTCACATTGACTGCTGCTGTGCTGACTGCGTGAAGAGCTTTGAAAAAGTGAACTTCTATATCAATATGACATAGAaattgaacaaaataataactttaacCTGTACATGTTCTTTTTCCATTTCGTTTGCTTATGATACCAATATCACCACTTACATACTCACATACTCTAATAAAATACTAACGAGGAAATGGTGAGAGTTGCAAGATGGTTTCAGGTTTCAACTTAACAAGCTCTCATTGAAtacagtaaaaaagtaaaatttcgTAATAATTTGCAGGAAGTTGCAGAAGGTATGCTAGTAGTATGCTAAACTGTCTATAGATAGAacagaaattactttttctttctGGCATTTTAGCTGATGAGAAATCCAACTGAAAAATGAGTTTAATCAATGTGTCTTGTATATGAAGTCTATGTTATTCTATGATGGATCCCTATTTGAATTATGGTAGTATTGTTTTGACTAATGCCTACTGTACCCCTCTAATCTCCATAAGCTTCACGTACTGCAAGAAAGCTCTGTAAGATTGGCAACTTTCTCAACCTCTAATGAGGCCTCTATCtgcctgtttaaaaaaataacattctTTCAGTATATGACATAAATATTCATCGGTGTTTACATACTGTGAAGTCCCAATTAGATGCTTGTCCCTTtgactggcctggtgtggcttaaaatttgacaaataaacgcaggtctcaattagacgcCTGCTCTGTATTTTATAGGTGTTCTCTTGCAAATTTTTTTATCAATATAGACAATATCAAATCTAAGATGGGTTATATTTTCCCCAATTCAATTGTTCAGTTAATTTTAGGGAAACAGTTCAGGTTTACCGGTATGGTAAACAAGAGTAAGTAATATTCaaactggttgaaataaacaactTGATAGTAGCCTATTACCCATCTTTGCTAAACAATCTTTATCTTCCTTTTTAATGAATCTTGAATGtcttttgaacattttgaaatcaCATTCAAGAAATCACATTCAATTCATGATGTCAAATTAACTCtttttgttgaaatgttacTTTTCTTGTTTGCATATATATAGTATGCATTTTTTTCCCTTAATGTTATGTCACTTGCCTAATTATGTTACATGCATTAGTTCAGTATTTTTCCTTAGGTTGAGAGAAGGTCATAAGAACAtcagctctgttttttttttatatttgcagtGTGTATCTTTATGGCTTTGTGTGATGCCTAGCAGAATATTATTTCTAAATGTAGCGTATGTGCTGTCAAAGTAATGAAGACCtattctttatttgtttgtgttttgcataTCTGCTTGCTTTTTCTTACAGTAAGTTGCAGTGCGTTAAGCTCTCTCAGCCACTGTAACTTTGATAGTAGGCATACTTTAGAGAAATTAACACAAACATAGAAATggcattgttatttttattatattacttgtttttacaaatttcaatattataatatcttgtaaaaacacacaatagATGATTTAATTATATACAAACAACAGGGTACCTCCACCACAAAACATCTAAAGCTCTACAGCTGTCACATCTTTTATAGTATTTTTGGCACAGTTCTACCAACAGGGTTTCAATGCGCAAAACTCTCATGCAAAGAGACAAACTATTCAATTCTGACCTTCAAACTCTTCAATCTTCAAGCTTACTCTGCATaattttattgttgatgtatgtAACCCTAGCAGTAACACAAgtatatatatacagacacaGAAAGGTTAAAGAGAGCAAAAAACATCAATTATTATGCGATTGCTTATCATATGCTCAGTCCTCATTATGCTGATACTACATATCTGCACaagtttatattgtttatttgaaaatatacaGGTGACTGAATCAATGTGACATGAGATTACAAGCATTTCTCCTGATTTAAANNNNNNNNNNNNNNNNNNNNNNNNNNNNNNNNNNNNNNNNNNNNNNNNNNNNNNNNNNNNNNNNNNNNNNNNNNNNNNNNNNNNNNNNNNNNNNNNNNNNAAATTTCGTAATAATTTGCAGGAAGTTGCAGAAGGTATGCTAGTAGTATGCTAAACTGTCTATAGATAGAacagaaattactttttctttctGGCATTTTAGCTGATGAGAAATCCAACTGAAAAATGAGTTTAATCAATGTGTCTTGTATATGAAGTCTATGTTATTCTATGATGAATCCCTATTTGATTTATGGTAGTATTGTTTTGACTAATGCCTACTGTACCCCTCTAATCTCCATAAGCTTCACGTACTGCAAGAAAGCTCTGTAAGATTGGCAACTTTCTCAACCTCTAATTAGGCCTCTATCtgcctgtttaaaaaaataatattcttTCAGTCTATGACATAAATATTCATCAgtgtttatatactgtaaaacttcaattgaAAGCCTAGTCCCAATTAGATGCTTGTCCCTTtgactggcctggtgtggcttcaaattttgacaaataaacgcaggtctcaattagacgcCTGCTGCGTTTTTGAAATtaagacaaacacagaaatgtttgtatatatatttatataatatttttattatatttcttgTTTTACACATTTCCATGTTATAATATGCTGTTAAACACACAATATATGATATAATTATATAACCAGGTACCTCCACCACCAAACATCTAAACTCTAGCAGCTTTCCCAACCAAATTACAGTACTTTTGGCACAGTTCTACCAACAGAGTTTCAATGCAGAAAACTCTCATGCAAAGAGCCAAACTGTTAAATTCTGACCTTCAGACGCAGAATTTCAAAGAATAATACAGCTTTCTACAATTGCTTTTTTGGCAAAGCACTAAATCACATGCTCAGTCCTCGGAATGCTGATACTACATATCTGCACAAGTTTCATAGTTTTTTCCTAAATGTACAGATGAATGAATCAATGCGACATGGATTGCAAGCATTTCTCCAGATATGACCAACTTTTCCCTAATTTCTTATTAGTTCCCCACCACTGCAATACATTTCTTTCCTGTATCATAATTGTGGTGTATTATTTTACACTTTACAGCCATACAGTAGTACAGTGCTGCATTTGTAATGAGCTAAACTTACAAGTGATCAAAATATTATTGCCTTGAATACACATTTCTCAAGTCACCTTTTCAAAACTACTGCTGCATAAACACAAACTTTATAGTGGatacagaacagaaaacagTAAATGGATGCAGTGAAGAACTGTCACCATCAGCTTTTTGTCTTGAATGAATGTAGGAAACACCGCAGTCTAAAGTCAGACGCTTGACTTCATTATCTCTATTTCATTcaagaaataaaattatatttacgtACTCTACATCATTTCAAATTCTGACTTCAGTACCAGCACACTGTCAGAGGGGTATGAACTTGATCATTGtaatcaacattaaaatatgcTGACACTGGCATGGACATATCACTAGAGCtcacagtgtgaatgtgtgtcatGTTGTCTGCGTCATAGAAGGAGAGCTCTTTAGAGGAGCAGTTCAGGTAAATCCCAATTTTTCGAGGTCTGGCTGCAAATGTTAGAGCTGTAGATGTATTTTGACTGCAGACAACATATTTTGTGCCATGACATCGCAGGAAATTCATTTTTACCCCTAGTTCCCAATAATTCCTTTGTCCAACATCTATCTGCCAGTAATGCTGCCCAGAGGTGAACTGGTTGGTACTTTCTGAAGAGGTTAGATCATTTAGACCTAAGAAAAATTGCTTAGACTTAAAAGAGCCAGATGAGAGACCTGATCGAGTtgggcaaacaaacaaactgcgCTGATCTTCagacacatttaattttctattacaatttctgagtgaCAGCAGCTCTGCTCTGGGCTGGATCACCTGAAGCATCTCCTTCCACATAAAGAACTGCAGGTGGCTTTCATAAGGCCCCAAAGAGAGAGAATCATTCACCACTTGGAGATCATTTCCTCTGGGCCTAAACGAGCTCTTTGCAGCCACGATGTTGTTACCTTCAGTCAAGCTCTTTAAAAATCTCCCTGAGTCTTCAATTTTTAGAACTGATGTCACCTTTCCCCGCAGTTCTCTGCTCTCAGACAAAGCTGTTTCTATCACATTTAAGCTCCCACTCATTTTTGCAACGTCAtcttcctctttgtgtttcagctCATTCTTAATCtcatcctctctcttcctcagaAACTGGTGCATCTCCTCAAACTGTTTGCAGATTTGTGTCTCCAGCTGCTGAGACTTCTCTTTggtttttgttatttcttcCCTCTGTGTGTTGGCTTGGCTTTCTATCACATGGATATCATCAGAAGCAAGTTGCACAAATGTCTCCAGCTCTTGTCTCAGAGATGCAGCTGCTTCTTTGATTGGTTTAAACTTGTGTCCTTCATGCTTCTCCCCATCTCGGCATATGACACAAGTTAACCTTTGCTCAGTGATGCAGAATAATTTCAGCTTTTCTTCGTGTTCAGGGCACAACCACTCAGCCACCTTTGAAATCaatcaaacaattaaaaattatAATGTAACACTGTAATTATTAAGACATTAAAGAGACTTTAAAAAGTCACACCACTGCCTTTACTACAAAAcccataaaaaaaatatcacaaacGTACCTCTTTTGTCATTTCCATATTCTTTCTTTAGCTTCTCAGCTTCTTTCGCTTTTTCAGacagactttttaaaatgtgattggTTAGAAGATTTTTCCCTTCTGTTGGAACCGCTGCCCGGCACTGTGGACACTGGTGCTGTGAACTCATAGACAGTGTAATGCATTCTCTGCAGAAAGAGTGGCCGCAGATAAGGATTACCAGATCAGTGAAGATAGTCAGACAAATAGAGCAAGACAAATCTTCATACAAAGTTGAAGCCATGGCTCCTTTGTTTCTCCACGTTCTGTCAGACTGAATAATACTGTACCTTTGAACCATAACTTTTATGTCACTGAAGCCACACCCCAATTTTTATAGATAACTTTAATGAAAGCTTCATCTGGTTTCATTCAAGAAAACCGCCTTAGccttaaaataacacaaataacgCAATGCTTCTAAAAGATTCCACTTCACTTAGATATTTATTCTCCAGTCCAGTTCTCCACTCTTAGATACATCTAGATATAGTATGAGACCAAGAAGTAGGAGATATAATGTCACACTCTAGGGGTGAGAGAGTGCAGTTGCAAGTGTTAAAAGTGAAACACTTGCAATTTTAACTCACAGTAAATATActtatacatccatccatccatccattatctacACCCACTTATCCGTGCTGGGTCTTGGGGAGGGgggctgaagccaatcccagctgacatttgGCATGAGGCGGGgttcaccctggacaggtcaccagtcaatcacaagaaacataaaaaatgaacaaccactcacactcacattcacacctaagtgcaatttagagtcaccagtTAACCTAGATTGTCAGTCTTTGGAGGAAGCTGGaccacctggagagaacccagacagacaggtgacagtgctaaccactacATCACAGTGCCACCCTATAATTATTAATTCACGGATAA
It encodes:
- the LOC123975005 gene encoding nuclear factor 7, brain-like, whose protein sequence is MASTLYEDLSCSICLTIFTDLVILICGHSFCRECITLSMSSQHQCPQCRAAVPTEGKNLLTNHILKSLSEKAKEAEKLKKEYGNDKRGTFWLCPEHEEKLKLFCITEQRLTCVICRDGEKHEGHKFKPIKEAAASLRQELETFVQLASDDIHVIESQANTQREEITKTKEKSQQLETQICKQFEEMHQFLRKREDEIKNELKHKEEDDVAKMSGSLNVIETALSESRELRGKVTSVLKIEDSGRFLKSLTEGNNIVAAKSSFRPRGNDLQVVNDSLSLGPYESHLQFFMWKEMLQVIQPRAELLSLRNSLTFAARPRKIGIYLNCSSKELSFYDADNMTHIHTVSSSDMSMPVSAYFNVDYNDQVHTPLTVCWY